From a region of the Terriglobia bacterium genome:
- a CDS encoding SPOR domain-containing protein — translation MSEQDVEVTLGTGKLLGLFFGMVVVCAIFFGLGYSMGKNAAPAGSLVTEAGPVASQAGPKPTPAKPAGAPAQPEATPAPAGTPSQNDLTFYKSTEQKDATAKLTPAAEAKAPPAAPAAAPSAKPAAAPETHSGAGYVVQVAAVKKQEDADALADALRKKNYPVFVMGTGNDKLIRVQIGPFAELKQAEEMKAKLAGDGYNAIVKK, via the coding sequence ATGTCGGAACAGGATGTGGAGGTAACCTTGGGAACGGGAAAGCTGCTGGGATTGTTCTTCGGGATGGTGGTGGTATGCGCCATCTTCTTCGGGCTGGGATACTCGATGGGCAAGAACGCGGCGCCGGCAGGATCGCTGGTGACCGAGGCCGGACCGGTGGCGTCCCAGGCAGGCCCGAAGCCCACCCCGGCCAAGCCGGCAGGAGCGCCCGCGCAACCGGAGGCGACCCCGGCCCCGGCGGGGACGCCGAGCCAGAACGACCTCACCTTCTACAAGTCCACGGAGCAGAAGGACGCTACCGCGAAGCTGACGCCGGCTGCCGAGGCGAAGGCCCCGCCGGCAGCTCCTGCCGCCGCACCGTCGGCAAAGCCGGCGGCCGCTCCGGAGACGCATTCGGGCGCGGGATACGTGGTGCAGGTGGCAGCCGTCAAGAAGCAGGAAGACGCCGACGCGCTGGCCGACGCGCTGCGCAAGAAGAACTATCCCGTGTTCGTCATGGGCACGGGCAACGACAAGCTGATCCGGGTGCAGATCGGCCCCTTCGCCGAACTCAAGCAGGCCGAGGAGATGAAGGCGAAGCTGGCGGGCGACGGGTACAACGCGATCGTAAAGAAGTGA
- a CDS encoding nodulation protein NfeD translates to MRRAGFFSYLVLFILLLSSFAPADVVKIVVNDMIHPITDEFIGRALAYAQQQKADALLIELRTPGGLVDSTRSIIEKIEASPVPVIVYVAPSGSRAASAGFFILESADVAAMAPGTNTGAAHPVMFGGEKLDDVMKAKMENDAAAFMRSFVSKRGRNVEAAESAVRQSKSWTEQEALKEHLIEYIAANQSDLLKQIDGKAITRFNGSTTVLHTAGQAVREYDMSLKQRILAWMMDPNVAFILFAIGMLALYVEFNHPGAIVPGVVGFIFILLAVFAFNLLPTRFAALALIVGAFVLFALEAKFATHGVLGIGGIAMMVLGALLLVDGPIPEMRVKLVTALAVSIPLALITVFLMTLVVQARRSKVVTGEEGLVGQVGEARSPLAPQGKVFVNGELWDAVSPLPVAVGERVRVQRVDGLVLEVEPVRQAAPKAVQA, encoded by the coding sequence ATGAGACGCGCCGGATTTTTCTCTTACCTGGTCCTCTTCATCCTTCTTCTCTCTTCGTTTGCCCCGGCGGACGTGGTGAAGATCGTGGTGAACGACATGATCCACCCCATCACCGACGAATTCATCGGGCGGGCGCTGGCCTACGCGCAGCAGCAGAAAGCGGACGCCCTGCTCATCGAGCTGCGGACGCCGGGCGGGCTGGTGGATTCCACGCGCTCCATCATCGAGAAGATCGAGGCCTCACCGGTGCCGGTGATCGTGTACGTGGCGCCGAGTGGGAGCCGGGCGGCGTCGGCGGGCTTCTTCATCCTGGAATCGGCGGACGTGGCGGCGATGGCCCCGGGCACGAACACGGGGGCTGCGCATCCCGTGATGTTCGGCGGCGAAAAGCTGGACGACGTGATGAAGGCCAAGATGGAGAACGACGCCGCGGCGTTCATGCGCTCCTTCGTCTCCAAGCGCGGGCGCAACGTCGAGGCGGCGGAGAGCGCAGTGCGGCAGTCGAAGTCGTGGACGGAACAGGAAGCGCTCAAGGAGCACCTGATCGAGTACATCGCCGCGAACCAGAGCGATCTGCTCAAGCAGATCGACGGAAAGGCCATCACGCGGTTCAATGGCAGCACGACCGTGCTGCATACGGCGGGCCAGGCGGTGCGCGAATACGACATGTCGCTGAAGCAGCGCATCCTGGCCTGGATGATGGATCCGAACGTGGCCTTCATCCTGTTCGCCATCGGCATGCTGGCGCTGTACGTGGAGTTCAACCATCCCGGCGCGATCGTGCCGGGGGTGGTGGGATTCATCTTCATCCTGCTGGCGGTATTCGCATTCAACTTGCTGCCCACTCGCTTCGCGGCACTCGCCCTGATCGTGGGAGCGTTCGTGTTGTTCGCCCTGGAAGCGAAGTTTGCCACCCATGGCGTGCTGGGCATCGGCGGCATCGCCATGATGGTGCTGGGGGCGCTGCTGCTGGTGGACGGGCCCATCCCGGAGATGCGGGTGAAGCTGGTCACGGCGCTGGCGGTCAGCATCCCCCTGGCGCTGATCACCGTCTTCCTGATGACCCTGGTGGTGCAGGCGCGAAGAAGCAAGGTGGTCACCGGGGAGGAGGGGCTGGTAGGGCAGGTCGGCGAGGCGCGCAGCCCGCTGGCTCCGCAGGGGAAGGTGTTCGTCAACGGCGAACTTTGGGATGCGGTTTCACCCCTGCCCGTGGCGGTGGGAGAGAGGGTGCGCGTGCAGCGCGTGGATGGTCTGGTGCTCGAAGTCGAGCCAGTGCGCCAGGCGGCGCCAAAGGCCGTCCAAGCGTAG
- a CDS encoding OsmC family protein — translation MLEARCTLTQPGGSRRQFVVTTGSNHHLIIDDPNGATGPKPVELVAAGHAGCTAFDVINILRKKRQQVTAYEVRIEVDQAPTPPQVFTDVRIHHVITGLNVDPAAVEDAIRLSEEKYCSVGAMVKQTAHIHTDYQILQETGDLRPLEHKPEPVGSGKSSG, via the coding sequence ATGCTCGAAGCGCGATGTACCCTGACCCAGCCCGGCGGCAGCCGGCGCCAGTTCGTCGTCACCACCGGCTCCAACCACCACCTCATCATCGACGACCCCAACGGTGCCACCGGACCCAAGCCGGTCGAGCTTGTCGCCGCTGGCCACGCTGGCTGCACCGCCTTCGACGTCATCAACATCCTCCGCAAGAAACGCCAGCAGGTCACTGCCTATGAAGTCCGCATCGAGGTCGACCAGGCGCCCACACCGCCACAGGTCTTCACCGATGTACGCATTCATCACGTGATCACCGGACTCAACGTCGATCCCGCCGCCGTCGAGGATGCCATCCGGCTCTCGGAAGAGAAGTACTGCTCGGTCGGCGCCATGGTGAAGCAAACGGCTCACATCCACACCGACTACCAGATCCTCCAGGAAACTGGGGACCTTCGTCCGCTCGAGCACAAGCCCGAACCCGTCGGCTCTGGCAAGTCCTCGGGTTAG
- a CDS encoding glycine cleavage system protein H → MTVLLVLATFIIFLTIDHFYSKRALRPAVQPMLAAEMVRRPQPSIVSGFLLPETLRYHPGHTWAQSEGPKLVRTGLDDFAARLIGKVEKITLPQRGQWIRQGQKMFTLHRNGVATEMVSPVEGVVTEINEAAAADPELARRDPYAEGWLVAVESPDAKLNFRNLLSGDLARWWMEEAGARLRKHLPMAEGAMADGGVAVDDLSAQLPDADWGKVTKEFFLG, encoded by the coding sequence ATGACCGTTCTACTCGTACTCGCGACCTTCATCATCTTCCTGACCATCGACCACTTCTACAGCAAGCGCGCCCTGCGTCCGGCGGTGCAGCCCATGCTGGCTGCCGAGATGGTGCGCCGGCCGCAGCCCAGCATCGTCTCCGGCTTCTTGCTGCCCGAGACCCTGCGCTACCACCCCGGTCATACCTGGGCGCAGAGCGAAGGTCCGAAGCTGGTCCGTACGGGCCTTGACGACTTCGCCGCCCGTTTGATCGGCAAGGTTGAAAAGATCACGCTGCCCCAGCGCGGCCAGTGGATCCGCCAGGGCCAGAAGATGTTCACGCTGCATCGCAACGGCGTCGCCACCGAAATGGTTTCTCCCGTCGAGGGAGTGGTGACCGAGATCAACGAAGCCGCCGCGGCCGATCCCGAGCTCGCCCGTCGCGATCCCTACGCCGAGGGCTGGCTGGTAGCGGTGGAATCGCCCGACGCCAAACTCAATTTCCGCAACCTGCTCTCCGGCGACCTCGCCCGCTGGTGGATGGAAGAGGCCGGCGCGCGGCTGCGCAAGCACCTGCCCATGGCCGAGGGTGCCATGGCCGACGGCGGTGTAGCGGTCGATGACCTCAGCGCGCAGTTGCCCGACGCAGACTGGGGCAAGGTGACCAAGGAATTCTTCCTGGGATAG
- a CDS encoding HAMP domain-containing protein, with product MSPRDPTRLPADQESPSASSGALGDRRFGRITHSLSAKLILVLLVAGVAIFSLLGYLNIRLHRKNLEQATLLSAERIGDVIKRSTEYHMLRNDRVAVYTQIRTMGTEPGILRIRIFNQEGRISFSTDEKEVNKYVDKSAEACYACHARAQPLARLDRPDRFRIFKPNGERVLGVITPIENKPSCSNADCHAHPASQKILGVLDTDMSLSRADAQIAQDSRLMAGYTLFGVAVIVLLTGVFVWRFVHVPVKVLKVGTERLAKGQLGYQISVHSRDELGELADSFNDMSRQLREAREEVTAWAHTLEERVDEKTRELKRANDHALQVEKMASIGKLAAIVAHEINNPLAGILTYSKLLRKWAGHTPWKEERRLEVCSALELIESESRRCGDIVKNLLTFSRFAPMNLEWVALNPIVDRCIRLVHHQLELGNISLNAQLAPDLPNVQCDAAQLEQLVLALVMNAIDAMPHGGNLTIRTRLVPECAEVKLAVQDDGTGLAPEARANLFEPFYTTKDRGTGLGLAISKGIVERHRGRIEVESEPGCGSTFTVTLPLDGVVGTTAKAAEPAAAKR from the coding sequence GTGTCACCTCGCGACCCAACCCGTCTCCCCGCCGATCAGGAGAGCCCCAGCGCGTCTTCGGGCGCGCTGGGGGATCGGCGCTTCGGTCGGATCACCCACAGTCTTAGCGCCAAGCTGATTCTCGTTCTCCTGGTCGCCGGGGTGGCGATCTTTTCGCTTCTCGGATACCTCAATATCCGCCTGCACCGCAAGAACCTCGAGCAGGCGACACTGCTGAGCGCGGAACGCATCGGCGATGTCATCAAGCGCAGCACCGAGTACCACATGCTGCGCAACGACCGCGTCGCCGTCTACACCCAGATCCGCACTATGGGGACGGAGCCCGGCATCCTGCGCATTCGCATCTTCAACCAGGAAGGCCGCATCAGCTTTTCCACCGACGAGAAGGAAGTCAACAAGTACGTGGACAAGAGCGCCGAGGCCTGCTACGCCTGCCATGCCAGGGCGCAGCCGCTGGCGCGCCTCGACCGCCCGGACCGTTTCCGCATCTTCAAGCCCAACGGCGAGCGCGTCCTGGGCGTGATCACGCCCATCGAGAACAAGCCTTCCTGCTCCAACGCCGACTGCCATGCTCATCCGGCATCGCAGAAGATCCTCGGCGTACTCGACACCGACATGTCACTCAGCCGCGCCGACGCGCAGATCGCGCAGGACAGCCGGCTCATGGCCGGTTACACCCTGTTCGGGGTCGCCGTCATCGTGCTGCTGACAGGCGTGTTCGTGTGGAGGTTTGTGCACGTCCCAGTCAAAGTCCTGAAAGTCGGCACCGAGCGCCTGGCCAAAGGCCAGCTCGGCTACCAGATCTCCGTTCATTCCCGGGACGAACTGGGCGAACTGGCAGATTCGTTCAACGATATGAGCCGCCAGCTGCGCGAGGCCCGCGAAGAGGTCACCGCCTGGGCCCACACCCTCGAGGAACGTGTCGACGAGAAGACCCGGGAGCTGAAACGCGCCAACGATCATGCTCTCCAGGTGGAGAAGATGGCTTCCATCGGCAAGCTCGCCGCCATCGTCGCCCACGAGATCAACAATCCTCTGGCCGGCATCCTGACCTACTCCAAGTTGCTGCGCAAATGGGCCGGCCACACGCCGTGGAAGGAAGAGCGCCGTCTGGAAGTGTGCAGCGCCCTCGAGCTGATCGAGTCCGAAAGCCGCCGCTGCGGCGACATCGTGAAGAACCTCCTCACCTTCTCCCGTTTCGCGCCCATGAACCTGGAGTGGGTGGCGCTGAACCCGATCGTTGACCGCTGCATCCGCCTGGTACACCACCAGCTTGAGCTCGGCAACATCAGCCTCAACGCACAACTGGCGCCCGACCTGCCCAACGTGCAGTGCGACGCGGCGCAGCTCGAGCAGCTCGTGCTCGCGCTGGTGATGAACGCCATCGACGCCATGCCGCACGGTGGAAACTTGACCATCCGTACCCGTCTTGTCCCCGAGTGCGCCGAAGTCAAGCTCGCGGTGCAGGACGACGGCACCGGCCTCGCGCCGGAGGCCCGCGCCAATCTTTTCGAGCCCTTCTACACCACCAAGGACCGCGGCACGGGCCTCGGCCTGGCCATCAGCAAGGGCATCGTGGAGCGCCATCGGGGGCGCATTGAAGTCGAATCGGAACCGGGATGCGGCTCGACCTTCACGGTCACGCTCCCGCTGGACGGGGTCGTGGGGACCACGGCGAAAGCGGCCGAACCGGCCGCGGCAAAGAGGTGA
- a CDS encoding sulfite oxidase-like oxidoreductase, with translation MFFEGNERKELEKRMMEKGRLPPGQALTLKWPVLHYGSVPHFDPAQWEFKIFGLVDKPARLSWDELNNLPKSQLTSDFHCVTRWSLFDNRWDGVLFRDVLELVTLKPSAKYVLVHAEQGFTANVPLADLDRPEVIFATHHDNQPLPPEHGYPLRLIVPHLYAWKSVKWARGIEFFDHDVPGFWEQNGYHMYGDPWKEQRFDTD, from the coding sequence ATGTTCTTCGAAGGCAACGAACGAAAAGAGCTCGAGAAGAGAATGATGGAGAAGGGACGCCTGCCTCCCGGCCAGGCGCTCACCCTGAAGTGGCCCGTGCTCCACTACGGATCGGTGCCACACTTCGATCCCGCCCAGTGGGAGTTCAAGATCTTCGGCTTGGTAGACAAGCCGGCCCGCCTCTCCTGGGACGAGTTGAACAACCTGCCGAAGTCGCAGCTGACCTCAGATTTTCATTGCGTTACGCGCTGGAGCCTTTTCGACAACCGCTGGGATGGCGTCCTCTTCCGCGACGTGCTCGAGCTGGTCACGTTGAAGCCCTCGGCGAAGTACGTCCTGGTGCACGCCGAGCAGGGCTTCACCGCCAACGTGCCCCTGGCCGACCTCGACCGCCCCGAGGTCATCTTCGCCACCCACCACGACAACCAGCCGCTTCCGCCCGAACACGGATATCCCCTGCGGCTGATCGTGCCTCATCTGTACGCTTGGAAATCGGTGAAGTGGGCGCGGGGGATCGAGTTCTTCGACCACGACGTCCCCGGCTTCTGGGAGCAAAACGGCTACCACATGTACGGCGACCCGTGGAAGGAACAGCGCTTCGACACAGATTAG
- the hybB gene encoding Ni/Fe-hydrogenase cytochrome b subunit, with product MKQKLMKFTLWKIVFLVIMALGAYATVLRFIYGLGASTHLSDEFPWGLWIGFDVLCGVMLAAGGFTLMAAVHIFNLERFKPIIRPTVLTAFLGYVLVCIALMFDLGRYYRIWHPLVMRNPHSVMFEVAYCVMLYTTVLALEFAPIVFEKFRMSKALRIMHAISIPLVILGVILSTLHQSSLGTLYLIMPNKLHPFWYSPLLPVFFFLSAIAVGLAMTIFESNMSSKYFHRQLEMPLLSELGRILAVVLMVYAVLRFEDLMHRGALRLLLQPSYERNLFLVEIVLGLLLPIGLLVQKRIRENPGRLYFAAVLTVLGFITNRLNVSITGIEGAAGMHYIPKWTEAAITAAIIAAGFALFGAAAKYLPIFPEETQAPVALRAAPAVRSVAMEEEVVPGD from the coding sequence ATGAAGCAGAAACTGATGAAGTTCACGCTTTGGAAGATCGTCTTCCTGGTCATCATGGCGCTCGGCGCCTACGCCACCGTCCTGCGCTTCATTTACGGCCTCGGCGCCTCGACCCACCTGAGCGATGAGTTCCCCTGGGGCCTCTGGATCGGGTTCGACGTCCTGTGCGGCGTCATGCTGGCGGCGGGCGGTTTCACTCTCATGGCTGCCGTGCACATCTTCAACCTCGAGCGCTTCAAACCCATCATCCGGCCCACGGTTCTTACCGCATTCCTTGGTTACGTCCTGGTTTGTATCGCGCTGATGTTCGATCTCGGCCGGTACTACCGCATCTGGCACCCGCTCGTCATGCGCAACCCGCACTCGGTGATGTTCGAGGTGGCCTACTGCGTCATGCTCTACACCACAGTCCTGGCGCTGGAATTCGCGCCCATCGTTTTCGAGAAGTTCCGCATGTCCAAGGCGCTCCGCATCATGCACGCCATCAGCATTCCCCTGGTCATCCTCGGTGTCATCCTTTCGACCCTGCACCAGTCCTCGCTGGGCACGCTCTACCTGATCATGCCCAACAAGCTCCACCCCTTCTGGTACAGCCCGCTGCTGCCGGTCTTCTTCTTCCTTTCGGCGATCGCGGTCGGCCTGGCCATGACCATCTTCGAGTCCAACATGAGCTCGAAGTATTTCCACCGCCAGTTGGAGATGCCGTTGCTCTCCGAACTGGGCCGCATCCTGGCGGTGGTGCTGATGGTTTACGCCGTGCTGCGTTTTGAGGACCTGATGCACCGCGGCGCGCTCCGGCTTCTGCTCCAGCCCAGCTACGAACGCAATCTTTTCCTGGTGGAGATCGTGCTCGGCCTGCTTCTGCCCATCGGACTGCTGGTGCAGAAGCGGATTCGGGAGAATCCCGGCCGCCTGTACTTCGCCGCCGTTCTGACCGTTCTCGGCTTCATCACCAACCGGTTGAACGTCAGCATCACCGGGATCGAAGGCGCGGCCGGCATGCACTACATCCCCAAGTGGACCGAGGCGGCCATCACCGCAGCCATCATCGCAGCCGGCTTCGCGCTGTTCGGCGCTGCGGCCAAGTACCTGCCCATCTTCCCCGAAGAGACGCAGGCGCCCGTCGCGCTGCGCGCCGCGCCAGCCGTCCGTTCCGTTGCCATGGAGGAAGAAGTGGTTCCGGGAGACTGA
- a CDS encoding tetratricopeptide repeat protein — translation MKRALHLSLVLLLVGGWAVAQHVPGTIQTMVILPFENASKAPGIEWIGEAFPEVLGQRMSIPSLTMFSRPDRIAAFDRLGVPVNLRPSRATAYRIAEEMDVDYVVMGRFTFDGQTFAASAQLLDMNKLRLYPEVSESGPLVKLIDIQTALAWDVMRLLNPMLVTSKNGFVKASQPIRLDALEAYIRGVIAGTGQERIRQFAVAVKLKPDYYLAILELGKTYYEQREYDSATKWLARIPKSDARAKEASFLLGLSAYYLGQFETAENAFAFVASRLPLTEVYNNLGVVASRRGQRKAVEYFQRAVQADPADADYHFNLGVALYRAGDAGNAARQAREALSLRPSDAEAKSLLEMASGNGTPATIPGPRGRAAPPKVPLERIKRNYDEASLEQLAQEIENVAEMRMAKQPPRVHADYHIERGRELLSRGFVGEAEHEFREAITLDQNNGAGHAGLATVLETTGDAAAARNEARTSLRMQPSAEAYLVLARLDLRDNNPEAASQEVDRALALEPENASAVALKRTVQAKLAEKTLR, via the coding sequence TTGAAACGGGCTCTTCATCTATCGCTTGTGCTCCTGTTGGTTGGCGGCTGGGCGGTCGCCCAGCACGTCCCGGGCACCATCCAAACGATGGTGATCCTCCCTTTCGAGAACGCTTCGAAGGCGCCGGGGATCGAGTGGATCGGCGAGGCCTTCCCCGAGGTGCTGGGACAGCGCATGTCTATCCCCTCCCTGACCATGTTCTCCCGGCCGGACCGGATCGCGGCGTTCGACCGCCTGGGCGTCCCAGTGAACCTTCGCCCGTCGCGTGCGACCGCCTACCGCATCGCCGAAGAGATGGATGTGGACTACGTGGTCATGGGGCGCTTCACGTTCGACGGCCAGACCTTTGCCGCCAGTGCGCAGCTCCTGGATATGAACAAGCTGCGGCTGTACCCGGAGGTGAGCGAGTCGGGGCCGCTGGTGAAGCTGATCGATATCCAGACGGCGCTGGCGTGGGACGTGATGCGGCTGCTGAACCCCATGCTCGTGACCTCGAAGAACGGATTCGTCAAGGCTTCCCAGCCCATCCGCCTGGACGCGCTGGAGGCCTACATCCGCGGGGTCATAGCGGGGACGGGGCAGGAGCGCATCCGGCAGTTCGCGGTGGCGGTGAAACTGAAGCCGGACTACTACCTCGCGATCCTGGAGCTGGGCAAGACCTATTACGAGCAGCGGGAGTACGATTCGGCGACAAAGTGGCTGGCGAGAATCCCAAAGAGCGACGCGCGCGCCAAAGAGGCCAGCTTCTTGCTGGGCCTTTCCGCCTATTACCTGGGACAGTTCGAAACGGCGGAGAATGCCTTCGCGTTCGTGGCCTCGCGGCTGCCGCTGACCGAGGTGTACAACAACCTGGGCGTAGTGGCGAGCCGGCGCGGGCAGAGGAAAGCCGTGGAATACTTCCAGCGGGCGGTGCAGGCCGATCCCGCCGATGCGGACTACCACTTCAACCTGGGGGTCGCGCTGTACCGCGCGGGCGACGCGGGGAACGCGGCCAGGCAGGCGCGCGAGGCGCTGTCGCTGCGCCCCTCGGACGCGGAGGCCAAGTCGCTGCTGGAGATGGCGAGCGGCAACGGCACTCCGGCGACAATCCCGGGCCCGCGAGGGCGCGCGGCGCCGCCGAAGGTCCCGCTGGAACGCATCAAGCGCAATTACGACGAAGCCTCGTTAGAGCAACTGGCGCAGGAGATCGAGAACGTAGCGGAGATGCGCATGGCGAAGCAGCCGCCGCGGGTCCATGCCGACTATCACATCGAACGCGGACGGGAGCTGTTGAGCCGGGGCTTCGTAGGGGAGGCGGAGCACGAGTTCCGCGAGGCCATCACGCTGGACCAGAACAACGGGGCCGGACACGCCGGGCTGGCGACGGTGCTGGAGACCACCGGCGACGCCGCGGCGGCGCGCAACGAGGCCCGCACCTCCCTTCGCATGCAGCCGTCGGCGGAAGCGTATCTCGTGCTGGCGCGGCTCGATTTGCGCGACAATAATCCTGAGGCGGCGTCGCAAGAGGTGGACCGCGCGCTGGCGCTCGAGCCGGAGAATGCGTCGGCTGTGGCGCTCAAGCGCACGGTGCAGGCGAAGCTGGCGGAAAAGACATTGCGGTGA
- a CDS encoding 4Fe-4S dicluster domain-containing protein, whose product MSKAILYDATLCVGCKLCEQACAERNKLPYDDRIAAEQKQSAHKFTVVLTKGDKFMRRLCMNCGDPSCASVCPVAALRKTADGPVIYEESRCMGCRYCMAACPFGVPKYEWSKALPAVKKCDMCSDRLAAGKMTACAEACPTGATKFGTRDQLLAEAHERIRQNPANYVDHVYGETEVGGTSILMLSAVPFEEFGFRTDLVHEPLPMFTFRVLSRIPDIVGLGSVLLGGIWWITHRREEVAAHESAAQPRKEGQ is encoded by the coding sequence ATGAGCAAGGCTATCCTGTACGACGCCACCCTCTGCGTCGGCTGCAAACTCTGCGAGCAAGCCTGCGCGGAGCGCAATAAGCTTCCCTACGACGACCGCATCGCCGCCGAGCAGAAACAGTCTGCCCACAAATTCACCGTCGTTCTTACCAAGGGCGACAAGTTCATGCGCCGCCTGTGCATGAACTGCGGTGATCCCAGTTGCGCCTCGGTCTGCCCGGTCGCCGCTCTGCGCAAGACTGCCGACGGTCCCGTCATCTACGAGGAATCGCGCTGCATGGGCTGCCGCTACTGCATGGCTGCCTGCCCCTTCGGCGTTCCCAAGTACGAGTGGAGCAAGGCGCTCCCCGCAGTGAAGAAATGCGACATGTGCTCCGACCGCCTGGCCGCCGGCAAGATGACCGCCTGCGCCGAAGCCTGTCCCACCGGGGCCACCAAGTTCGGCACCCGCGACCAGCTTCTGGCCGAGGCCCACGAGCGCATCCGCCAGAATCCGGCGAACTACGTCGACCACGTGTACGGCGAGACCGAGGTGGGCGGCACCAGCATCCTCATGCTCTCCGCCGTGCCCTTCGAGGAATTCGGCTTCCGTACCGACCTGGTCCACGAACCCCTCCCCATGTTCACTTTCCGTGTGCTTTCCCGCATTCCGGACATCGTGGGGCTGGGCAGCGTGCTGTTGGGCGGGATCTGGTGGATCACCCATCGCCGCGAAGAAGTCGCCGCCCACGAATCCGCGGCGCAACCGCGCAAGGAGGGGCAGTAG
- a CDS encoding slipin family protein, with product MPSFGILAVIIIGLYLLSSIKILAEYERGVIFRLGRLLAEAKGPGIILVFAPVDRMVRISLRQEALEVPPQDIITRDNVTLKVNAVIFLRVIDSNKAVVQVSNYLYQTSQFAQTTLRSVLGEVELDQLLSHRDMLNTRIQSILDTHTAPWGVKVVNVEVKQVDLPESMLRAMAKQAEAEREKRAKVIHAEGEFSAAQRLSDAAHLLAVEPIALQLRYLQTLTEIGVEKNTTIVFPVPIDIIGNVQKLLEKSLAKPNP from the coding sequence ATGCCGAGCTTCGGCATCCTTGCCGTCATCATCATCGGCCTATACCTACTGAGTTCGATCAAGATCCTTGCGGAATACGAGCGGGGCGTGATCTTCCGCCTGGGCCGGCTGCTTGCGGAAGCGAAAGGGCCGGGGATCATCCTGGTCTTCGCGCCGGTGGACCGCATGGTGCGCATCTCGCTGCGGCAGGAAGCGCTGGAGGTCCCGCCGCAGGACATCATCACGCGCGACAACGTCACCCTGAAGGTCAACGCGGTCATCTTCCTGCGCGTGATCGACTCCAACAAGGCGGTGGTGCAGGTCTCGAACTACCTGTACCAGACGTCGCAGTTCGCGCAGACGACGCTGCGCTCGGTGCTGGGCGAGGTGGAACTGGACCAACTGCTCTCGCACCGCGACATGCTGAACACGCGCATCCAGAGCATCCTGGACACGCACACGGCGCCGTGGGGCGTGAAGGTGGTGAACGTCGAGGTGAAGCAGGTGGACCTGCCGGAGTCGATGCTGCGCGCCATGGCCAAGCAGGCCGAGGCGGAGCGCGAGAAGCGGGCCAAGGTGATCCACGCCGAGGGCGAGTTCTCGGCGGCACAACGGCTGTCGGATGCGGCGCACCTCCTCGCGGTCGAGCCCATCGCGCTGCAACTGCGCTACCTGCAGACGTTGACCGAGATCGGCGTGGAGAAGAACACGACCATTGTCTTCCCCGTGCCCATCGACATCATCGGAAACGTCCAGAAGCTGCTGGAGAAGTCGCTAGCGAAGCCGAATCCGTAA